Proteins encoded by one window of Vicia villosa cultivar HV-30 ecotype Madison, WI unplaced genomic scaffold, Vvil1.0 ctg.000813F_1_1, whole genome shotgun sequence:
- the LOC131631334 gene encoding H/ACA ribonucleoprotein complex non-core subunit NAF1-like, with product MATQNNDGSVLDPNPVVAEILEPKLEKIDTLDAEIPIEKIVEKITLAGDLNPVVADTLEVKLEKIDNLDAEIPIEKIVENITLAGDPNLAVAGTLEPKLEKIDNWDAEIPIENIVEKITLAGDPNAAVAETLELKLEKIDTLDAEIPIENIAEKITLAGDPLSVDVNENDNKDNNDDEDDSESESDSESSESESSSSASSSSSSSDSDSDEDGEIKDSDDEDGEIKDSDDEEMVSWSEAEAEADVDDEDEVVVGPIWSTNEIQNLPPVPTVDVTLEPHHKMQPVGVVMSTLGPKVVVEGVEKHEPLNEGSILWLTESRKPLGLVDEIFGPVKNPYYVVRYNSENDIPAGIQGGTTLVSCVPEFADRVLNHKDLYRKGYDASGPNDEELSDEVEFSDDEKEAEYRKMRRMTKRGNSDQNPGKNGKKRNNKSKFSLKEMVLPTPPKTSAAAQRVLHTAPNAPAVAPLVNHGNHSSFLGTGQGGTTAVSPFQPLNAGPNFAANAMWPNQTTFLQQSQLSLLPNAFPTNVGSYYPQNTQFSHQFPVPGGPFQQQLNPSYGTHFPTMMPGLQPNNIYPQQPNIYPQQPVHAPGFVGQNQMPFGLSSPFQPNQPSPIFQAQQGSFQQNQPPPGFSPTELQPSPSSISGNPSPFHPGSSASQGRPTFRAAGRKGWRPAR from the exons ATGGCAACCCAAAACAACGACGGATCAGTGCTTGACCCGAACCCTGTTGTGGCGGAGATACTGGAACCGAAGCTTGAAAAGATTGATACTTTGGACGCTGAAATTCCGATTGAAAAAATTGTGGAAAAGATCACGTTAGCGGGTGACCTGAACCCTGTTGTGGCGGATACCCTGGAAGTGAAGCTTGAAAAGATTGACAATTTGGACGCTGAAATTCCGATTGAAAAAATTGTGGAAAATATCACGTTAGCAGGTGACCCGAATCTTGCTGTGGCGGGGACACTGGAACCGAAGCTTGAAAAGATCGACAATTGGGACGCTGAAATTCCTATTGAAAATATTGTGGAAAAGATCACGTTAGCGGGTGACCCGAACGCTGCTGTGGCGGAGACACTGGAACTGAAGCTTGAAAAGATTGATACTTTGGACGCTGAAATTCCTATTGAAAATATTGCGGAAAAGATCACGTTAGCGGGCGACCCTCTTTCAGTTGACGTGAACGAGAATGACAATAAGGATAACAATGATGACGAAGATGATAGCGAAAGCGAGAGTGACAGCGAAAGTTCAGAGTCTGAGAGTTCTTcttcagcatcatcatcatcatctagtTCTGATTCTGATAGTGATGAAGATGGGGAAATAAAGGATTCTGATGATGAAGATGGGGAGATAAAGGATTCTGATGATGAAGAGATGGTTAGTTGGAGTGAAGCTGAAGCTGAagctgatgttgatgatgaagatgaagttgttGTAGGACCAATTTGGTCAACGAATGAGATTCAG AATTTGCCTCCAGTTCCTACTGTGGACGTGACTTTGGAACCACACCATAAAATGCAACCTGTTGGAGTTGTTATGTCG ACTCTTGGTCCTAAAGTCGTTGTCGAAGGAGTGGAGAAGCATGAACCTCTTAACGAGGGTTCCATTCTCTGGCTGACTGAAAGCCGCAAACCATTAGGTTTAGTTGATGAAATCTTTGGACCAGTCAAAAACCCATATTATGTTGTGAGATACAATTCTGAAAATGATATCCCTGCGGGGATCCAAGGGGGAACAACTTTGGTCTCATGTGTTCCCGAATTTGCTGACCGTGTGCTTAATCATAAGGATCTTTATAGGAAAGGCTATGATGCATCTGGTCCAAATGATGAAGAGTTGTCTGATGAAGTAGAGTTTTCAGATGATGAGAAAGAAGCTGAATATAGGAAAATGCGGAGAATGACAAAGAGAGGGAATAGTGATCAAAATCCTGGCAAGAATGGCAAGAAAAGAAACAACAAAAGTAAGTTTTCACTGAAAGAGATGGTGCTACCTACTCCCCCTAAGACATCTGCAGCAGCACAGCGTGTGTTACATACTGCCCCTAATGCACCTGCAGTAGCACCATTGGTTAATCATGGAAACCATTCTTCATTTTTAGGCACTGGACAAGGTGGAACTACCGCAGTTTCTCCATTTCAACCTTTAAATGCAGGTCCTAATTTTGCTGCAAATGCAATGTGGCCAAATCAGACAACATTTCTACAGCAGTCACAGCTTTCCCTGCTTCCGAATGCATTTCCTACAAATGTCGGGTCATATTATCCACAAAATACACAATTTTCTCATCAGTTTCCTGTGCCAGGAGGTCCATTTCAACAGCAACTGAATCCCAGTTACGGAACTCACTTCCCAACTATGATGCCTGGGTTGCAGCCCAATAATATATATCCACAACAGCCCAATATATATCCACAACAACCCGTGCATGCACCGGGGTTTGTGGGTCAAAACCAAATGCCATTTGGTTTGAGCTCCCCCTTCCAACCGAATCAACCATCGCCTATCTTTCAAGCACAACAAGGTTCCTTCCAACAGAACCAGCCACCACCTGGTTTCTCACCCACTGAATTACAGCCATCGCCTAGTTCTATTTCTGGCAACCCCTCTCCATTTCATCCTGGTTCATCAGCTAGTCAAGGGAGACCAACATTCCGTGCTGCAGGAAGGAAAGGGTGGCGGCCTGCTAGGTGA